In Tachyglossus aculeatus isolate mTacAcu1 chromosome X4, mTacAcu1.pri, whole genome shotgun sequence, the DNA window actTGATCCAGGTGCACTGATGGCATAGTATCTAATTTTAACTTTGGCCAGTGGTGTGTTGGATGGATTTAATTGGTTGGTCAGATGTGTCTCCTCACCCCCAGGCTGTTTTTTGTCCAGTCCCAGTCCAGTCCTTCCCCAGAACTCCACATAGTTGGGATTCTGTCAGCCAAGGGTATTGGGGAGTCCATCGATGTCTGTTTTTCTTGTTTCTaagttttaaaattattattatatttctaaaGCAACTTACTCCTTTCTCTAATTTTGAGAGAACTCATTTAGCGAAACCTAAAGTTTGGAGCatgcattttctttcttttcctttttttttttttttttttaggatttctTACCCAACAAGACGCTTACAGCCAATCCATATAAATCAAAACGAATTCGTTGTAAATCCCCCTTTTTACTGGATTAAAAACTTGGCTGTGAACTTCTTTGCTATTACACAGGTAATTAACAAGTAATCATATGTAAGTAACCATACATTAACAAGTAACCTTtggatagcaatcaatcagtagtacttattgagtgtttaagcagcgtggctcagtggaaagagcatgggctttggagtcagaggtcttaggtttgaattccggctccaccacaagtttgctgtgtgaccttgggcaagtcacttaacttctctgagcctcagttacctcatctgtaaaaatggggattaagaccgtgagccccacgtgggacaacttgatcacattgtatccccccagcgcttagaacagtgctttgcacatagtaagcgcttaacaaatgccatcattattattattattattactgtgtgcagcgcactgtactaagcacttgatagagtacaacagagttggtggacatgttccctgcccacaaggagcttacagtctctggggggagatagacattaatataaataaattacggatgtgtgcTTTGagtctaagggtggggtgaatgtcaagtgcccaaagggtgcagatccaaggatAAGCCTCATATAGCTACGAtcttttctcttcattttttttagACTAACAGGACACTGTAGTTAGCATCCTGTTCTCCCCCCACTCACTTTCTATTTTCCCAAAGAAAACTAAAAACAGTAATTAAGCATTTAATAGTTTGATGTAATAGGGAGGGACATACTGAATCATAAACTCTGTTGGTTGACTTCTTTGTTTATTAATGTATTAAAAACAGATGGTAATTCCACTTAGAGATTCAGAGTTAAAACTGTACTAGAGCTAGCCTTTTTTCTAAACAGCATTTTAGTGGGTCTTTGACCCAAGAAATTTGCCATGCCCTAAAATATTTCCAAATGAACTCAAAATCATAGAAAAACTTTGGGAGTTCCTAAGATACCTCTACCAATTTCCAGCCACGGTGTATTTCCCCAAGGTAATAACAATTTAATTGGTTTCTCCTTGCAAAATGGATCTGTTTTACTATTCCATTTCCACTCTGTAACATTTTCCTATAAAGTAGATATTATGTTCTTGATGAAATGGAAAATTcatacagcctagtggaaagagcctgggcaaaggagtcagaggaactgggttttaattccagctccaccacttgtctactgtgtgactgtgggtgagtcacttaagttctatgtgcctctgttacttcatctgtaaaatggggattaagactgtgagctccatgtgggacatgacctatgtccaacttgattatcttgtatctaccttagtacagcgccaggcatgcagtgaatgcttaacaaatatttaaaaaaaaaattgccctaGTACGTGCTCTGTGAGTGTGCTCAAACATTTCTTTTGGCATCACGTCATGTTCTCTCCAGAGCCTGTCTAGTGAAGATGCCCATTATGAAAGAACTAATTGGATATTCTAAAGTGGATCCCCGCCTTATGGCATTGTTATCTTTCAGTTTGAGTTTGTGGGTGAGGAGAATTCAGCAGAACCAGCCTCCAGGGGCCCAAGCTTGAACCGTTCTTTCTTTTCTTAGTTCTTCAGGGAGTTATATCTTTAATGGTTATTATTAAGCCAGTAATGACTGATGTTTGCAAGGGAGTTGTTCCTTAAAATTTTATGCTGGCTTTGCTGGATTGTGCAAATGAGTACATCAGATTAGGCCCTGTTTCATATTTGCCTGGTCTTTTTTTACTAAATATAGTGAAAATATTAATATCTTAGCTTGAAGCATGTTCATTTCTGCAGAGAAAATAGTTTCTTTAGGTTGTTCAAAAATATGTCTGGAAGTCATTCTTAGTCATAGATGAGATTAATGACCAAGAGATTTTTATGCACATAACTGGCTGAAATGATTAGTGAGCACCCAACAAATTTCTTCCAAATTGTCTACATGCTTCGCATCTGCTTTTGCTTAAAAATGGTTTTTCGTTTTGCTTCTTGGAATTATGGTCTTTCTGAAGCCTCTGTTGTTCAAGAATCAACTCATTCCTGATCTTTAGAAAACCTTATGGGCAAGGAGcacgtttatcaactctgttatattgtacagtgctctacacacagtaagtactccatgaatcccactgattgattgaattgggatTGCTGGGATTCTGTCCCagctctgcatccctgccctctcAACATGTTCCCTgattctgtgggcaggaaacatgtctaccaactccattatattatactgccccaatcgcttaatacagtgctctgcacacagtaagcactcaataaatgccattgattgattgagggaaccaGTTAGCACACTGAACGAATTTCACTAGGTGATAGTAGAGACCTGAAAGAACTaatgcctctctctctgtcctcccccactTAGATTATAAGActctgtgggatgaggactgccTGAACTGGTGCTAGATTGTTTTCATCGCTAACACGAtcagtacagtggtcagcacgcacatagtaagcgtgtggTAAATGTCATTATCGAATAATCAGTGGGTCTGTTTGTCCATTTGAGGTTAAAGAATGAGGCAGGAACAAGAAATAGGTCTGCACGGTGAGAGGTGTGGATGTGGAAGTTTCTCTCGTGCTCTCTGCCCATTGGGTCCCTGAGGTGGGCTGACAGCAGGATTGGTGATATGTGATGGCCTAAAGTTTATTTTCCTTCATAATTCAGCCATTGCTGCCCTTATTTGGTCTTGCCCAATTCAAGTTTGaggcaaaaaatggtattttagtATGAAAGATTACCTCCCCAAAAtattccatattattattattattactattctgtagaatgtaaactcgttgcgggcagggaatgtgtcgatcaactcttgttacattgtaatcaattgtatttatcaagcacttactgtgtgcagagcacataacagtgtgcagagtgcttgggagagtatggtataacagagctggtagacacgttccctgcccacaatgcgtacagtgctctgcacacagtaagtgctaaaaaaaatccaattgattgattaaataagattgatgcaTACCTTTGTGTAGAGGTATCCATTATTTTCATGAAAGATTATTTTGGATTTGATGTCCTTAAAATTTAATTAGCTTTTCCTTTTGAACATCAGCGTGATAGAAATGTATGTTGCATTGACTAGATCAGATATTTAAATGatttaataaaacagaattggtagtacTTTTAGTTCAATCAGACAAGTAGATGTCAGAATTAGTTGTTTAGAAGGGTGACTGTCAATAGGTTCAGATCTCCTTTTAGATTGAATGCTCCTTGTGGCTAGAGAatgtgtctttctctctcccattcactcatattttttgagcgcttactgtgtacaaagcaccaagcacatagtatggtgTGCGCAGCATAAAGCactgaaatactattgattgattgtacacacacatatatgtatattagtattgatgatgattgattccaTCCATGTTATGATTCCAAACTGGGTTCATGCCTTTTGGAGTTATATGAGTGTAAAATATGAAGCTTAATTTTGCAGTAATTTTTGATTCAGTTCCGATATGACTTGAAAATTTACTGGAGTGGTAGAAACTTGATTTTTGTCTTGATGAATAGCCAGTACTTGAAAAGAAATAGCATGCTTTTCAACCTAAAATAAGTTACTGCTGGGTTGAGTATCTTTTGTGGCCCTTTCTTCTGGCATATCAACTcagatttcattttaaaatgttttttcccaatttgtttaaaagaaaaaaagatgagaGCATTCACTGaataccaatggtatttgtttcttAAGAGGAAATCATTTAAGAACTGTTGGAAAGTCAGAAATGGTAGGTGTGTTCAATATTTCAGTGGTCAGGTTGTGTGCTATTGAAATTTTTAAAGAGCTACGTTATTAAAATATGCATTACTAAAAATAAATGTGTGCTCCCCAGTGCAGTTTGTCATCTTTATCCTTGTTTTAAATATCTCTAGAAATAAGCACAAATGCATATTATTGGAACCTGTATAATTGAAAGGGGCTtaatagtctctctctctctctctccctgtctcctcccctctctctctccccctcccccttccttttctcttccagaGTAGAAGATGAATAATCTTTCATTTAGTGAACTGTGTTGCCTCTTCTGCTGTCCACCATGTCCAGGAAAAATTGCTTCTAAATTGGCATTTTTGCCACCTGACCCTACTTACACTCTGATGTGTGATGAAAGTGGAAGTCGCTGGACTCTGCATCTTTCAGAACGAGCGGATTGGCAATACTCTTCTAGAGAAAAAGATGCTATTGAGTGTTTCATGACTAGAACCAGCAAAGGTAATAGAATTGCCTGCATGTTTGTGCGCTGTTCACCTAACGCCAAGTATACTTTGCTCTTCTCACATGGAAATGCTGTTGACCTCGGTCAGATGAGCAGCTTTTACATAGGACTTGGATCCCGCATAAACTGCAATATATTCTCGTATGATTACTCCGGATATGGTGCAAGTTCTGGGAAACCTACAGAGAAGAACCTATATGCGGATATCGATGCTGCTTGGCTGGCTCTTAGGACAAGGTAAAGTGTTAGTTGCATATTGGTTTTTCAAGAATCTTTGTTACCTCGATTGTTCTGGTTCAGAATAGAAATTTAAGAGCAATTTTTGGCCTCCAGCCCAGAAGGGGAATAACATAATGCTTGTATCCATCAATGGCAATATGTTTTAGAAACTAGtgtttcaatcccatttattgctTAAGTAAAATCTAGAAGGGTAAGTTTGGTTTTCTCATTTTAAGTACTGTAACTTAATTCTGCATGAGCAGATTTTAGGAGGATGGCTCAAAAGTTTGAGTTTTGGGAAGAGGCGACTCATCTGTACTTAACAGAGTTGCAGTAACCTGTACTTGGTCTCTCTTCAGATGAGCATCGTGTATTATTCCCATGAAGTTCCATGGAATATAGCTGACTTGTTCCAAAATGGAAACACGTCGACTACACATTTCACTGCATTTTCTTGGAAACGTTAAATATTTGCAGTACTATGATTTCCCACAGTGCTTTGTGCCTAACTTCACAGTTGTTACCGGGAAATTGAAATTGCTTTCAGGGCAGGTAGGTTTTGCTCAGGAaacttcttttcctcttcactCTGACAGCCTAGAGAGACACTGATCTGTAAGCAAGGTTTGTTCAGCTGCTTTATCTACTTCTCTCCATATTTTCCCATTGTTATCCTGCTAAAAATCCTGCTCTCCTTATTCTGAACCAGGACCAAACCAGGTACATTTTGCATCCAGAGCAGGGGTGCTGGTATTCTGTACCTTGTGGGGTGTCTTGTAACTACTAGAGAAACTCCCACCATGACACCGGAGTTACACACCATTCAGAAGAAATGGGGCCAGTCCAGGAGAAACCCCGCTCCTGGCTTCTGAAGGTCTTTCCTATCAACTCTTCTCATTTCCATAGTAGTTATGGGGAATCAGGGCCCAACCTCAAAGAGGAGGAACCAAAGAGCTGGCCGAGAGGACCCCCTTTACTAACACCATCCAGGACTTCTGTCCCATCTGTCCTTGAtaataggaggaaaaaaaaacttgggCTAAAAAAAGCAACGACTGCCTCATGGAATACCAGGACACTGTGATGTTGAAGACAGTTTTTTCCATACAAGAACACAATCCTAATAGTGCATGAACCGGCAAGCTACAGAGTTGATATTGCAGCATTAAGTGAGACTTAACTATAGGGTAGAAAGCTCATAGAGAGACTCTGGATCCACCCTCTTTTGGAAAGGCCTCCCCTCCTCAGCTCAGTGCTTATCAGGGGCTGGATTTGCAATCAGGCAATCACTAAGCATGGTCCTTCAAGTCTGCCCAGAGGTATAAGTGACTGTCTGATGATGCTAAATCTGCCACTGACGCAAAAGCACTTTGCTCTCTTCATCAGTCCATCTGCCCCCACCATGCCAAACTAGGATGAAGTAAAAGAATGTTGCAATGGAGATTGAGGCAAATTCGTTGAGGGAATGGCAACTTTGGATTAGCTAAATTGTCAGAGGGTGATTTTTAACCCACGAGTTGGTAGTAACACCCACACGTGAAAGAAAGTCCTTGGGCCACATGGGATTGGCACATTCAACTGCAATGGCCTGCTATTGCTAAAtggatgtgccaaacaccatctcGTGATTACAAATTGCATCTTCCACCTGCCGAACAAGAGAAAAGCTTCCTGGGTGCTTTTGGGCCCTAAACACAGTGGCATCTCAACTACATCGTAATGCAGCAGAGAGGCCCTTAAGGTCATGTGGATTGCAGCAGGCAGAATAGGGCCGGGCGGATCGTAGTCCAATATGCTTCTAGCTCCCCCTGACTCTACGGGCACTGTGTCGAAAAATGGCCTCAAAACAGCCGAGACCGCTAAACGGTAAGCTCCAGGAGAGCAAAGCTCACCCAAATCGCTCTGCAGCAGTGTTACAAGGGCCCTGCTGAAACTTCACCCACGCTCTCTACTCTAAACAGTGAATGGGCATTTCTCCATAATACTGTCTACCAGGCAGTCTTCATGACAATGGGGGTATCCAGGTTAAGTTCCCAAGATGGATTTGATACAAGGTGACTCCAGCGAAAAGTCAACTTGCAGCATAGGTACTGCACCAATAACACCTTGCAGAGCCTCGTGACTCAGACAAGGATGAGGTGAACAGAAACTAGCATCACAGCAAACACTGGGTTGAGGAGTATGTGCGACAGGTGGTGGGATGCCGAAGCAGAAGAAATCCAAGGCAATGCAGATCAGACCATCACTCAACTAAGACTGTCACTCTAAAGAGAGAAGATGACTCCAGCCTCATCCCACAAAAAGAGGGAATCCTGAGTAGAAGACAAACATTACAATGGTCTCCTCGGCACACCTTCTACTATTGAAGATGAGGCGCTTCGAAACATAGAAAACCTGCCCATGTGGCACTTGTCCCAGCTGTTGGAAGTCACTGCAACTGCCATGAAAAATGGCCAAACACCTGTATGGGATGACAAAAAGGGACTTGGTTGCAATATTAGAATAAGCTTCCACTCCTCTGGTGAaacttccaactcaacaggcttTGAGCCCAAAGTCCTAAAAACAGAGAGCCGCAGATGACCGTGACCAAAGGCGTACCCCCGAGAAGACGTGCATATTTTTGTTTCCCCAAATCAGCTTCCACCAGGAAAGCCATACACCTAACCAAAAATCTAGACTGGCAATACAGCGCTAAATTCTGGTGCTGAATTATGTTACCTAGGCAGAACACTGACCATGAGTGCACTGATaggcaaggaagtagaaaatcgAATCAAGAAGGCTTACATGATCATGGTAGACTGATCATGACTTGACCTTTAGGTCAAGTAGAAGGTTTACTCAGCTGCAATCCTGTCTAACTTTCCCTACAGCACTGAGACCTGGATTTTCCACTCACTAAATTTGACTCCTTGAGCTGTTCCATCAGCATCACTTTAGAGCTAGTCTCCACATCGTGTGGCAAGGTAGGATCATAAATAACCAAGCCCATCTCCTAGCACTGAAGCCAGGCTCGTCCCATTACAGCCTCACTAAAGTGGGTTATGTGAAGAATGTGGACCACAGTAGTATAGCCAAACAGAAGCTATTTTAAGGGAACAGTAAAACAAAACCTCTGAAAATGCTGCGTCCCAGCTACGAAATGGGACAGCAATCAAGAAAGGGGCTGCTCTTTTCCAGCAGAAGCTTCTCAAGGATCTTGAGACAGAGACACAAAGGCAAAaatagtgccaagcactacaaACAAAAATGTAATATCACAAAGAACAGGGGGTTCTGTGGccttcttacacacacacacacacacacacacacacacacacacgtgaattATTTTACCATCAGTGGCATCTTTGAGTATGAAAGATAAATATCtctctatatgtatgtatgtatataaagaGAGATTACATGTATACTAGAATATATAATATCTCTGTTCTGTGCTTTGAAGAATCTGATTTTACCTTCATTTGTGAATTGTAAAATGAATAGACTGAAAAGGATTTATGGGGTATATGCTGTAAAGAAATTAAAGAAGAGTTATAGAGCAGCAGCTGAGGGACAGGGTAGGAATAAAGCAAGAACACAATGaaacaatcgtatttgagtgcttactctgtgcagagcactatactgagcacttggaagaatacaatagaatgtaCAGAAAACTTTCATAGTTAAAAGGTTCAGAAGTAGGGCTTTCAGCTACAGAGAGTATCAGCTAAAGATGGATTGAAAGTCCTCACAAAAAATTACCCACcccaattttaaaaaatcagctgGCCCTCTACTACGATGTATGCAGAGATAAATGAAATCTATATTCTTAAATTTTTTTACTTCGAATAAACAGATTGCTCTCCAAGTCATTTTCTTCATGAAAGTGCAGTTGTATGGTATGCTTGTGACTTGAGTTGTAAGTCACAAGTTGTATGCTTTGTTCTTGTGACTTGAGATTGTCTTTTTTGAACCAAAGatgtaaaaatggtatttctaaaataaatataaatccaACTCGATAGATGCAGTAAAAATTCTTTAAGATTAAACTGACCAGTTTGATTGAAAGGCGCGGGATGGGGTGACTTTATTGTTTGGAAGTTTTTATCCAAAGGTATTGTAAATGTCTGTTAAATTACCCAGTAGTGTAGGCTGCCCTGATGGAGgatgggcgtgtgtgtgtgtgtgtctgtgtgaaaaCAGCTTGCCTTTGTCAtacaggaagaggagaaaacgGACTGTTGATGACCCCGTGAAGACCCCCTTACCCATCTGAAAGTGGATACAAACACCCAGAAAAGCCCCTGTTAACACCTGGAGAAGCCCTCTAagggccagggctggggaggggtccaGCGAGCCAGGAGGAACAGAAGCAGAGAGTCATCAGGGAGCTGATGACTCAGTCATCTCTGGAAGACCCTGAtgcaagactgagagcccctcccCTCAAGACTCTGGCCCTGGAGGAAGGCCCAGGACTGTCCATCTCCAGAAGTGGAGAGTCAGGGTGTGAAAGCCGGGTGTTTGTAGTCTGTAAGGACTTAACAGGAAGCAACGAGGTGCCAACGCCAGGGGCTCATcaatacccagcagacaagagagaCAGGCTGGGTGAAGATACAAGGTGCTAATGCAGGGAGACTGGATAATGGGGGAGTTTGTGTGTGCTTGGGGGCTTTTGTCCTGGAACTGCAAAAATGGGGGAATCTGCTAAACTGACTGcccttttgagaggaggcagcctGATTGGAGTGCTTATGGTTGAGGGGATTGGTGCTCGATCAATCAAGGCCTGCATTGCCCTTACCACGAGGCAAATAAACCTCACTGAACCCCGTCTGAAATAATTTGAAATTGGAGTGTCAGGGAGCACCGTGGGTCCAGAAGGCCTTTGAGCAACTGGCCAGGACCAGATAGAAAACTCAGTTGTTATTTGGAGGTGATGGTTACAGCATAAATCTCTTTCACGGTTTCATATGGCAAGCCTTATACACTTCCATTTTGTAACAGGATTTTTTTCACTTAGTCCATTTTACACCAGATCCTCCCTTGTCCTTCTAAAATTAGAGGTTGTGGGGTGGGTGGATGGAATGTCTTAAAATTGAAAGTTAGGTCTTTATGCTGGTGTCTTCAACAATCATATTCCACCAGCTAATTACACACCTGGGAGTTAATGGATCACCTCAAGTGCTGATGGAGGAGCTAAAGGAAGAAAGTAGTGATATCGTAACTCAATGCCTGTATCGTAATTGGAGAGCTGTCGCTTTTCAAGTTTATTTTAATACTATAATATTTCTTTAATGACCTGTGTTTGCCAGCTTgccagacagagagagggagagcacttTGCAGACCAGAGAAGCATTTCTGAAGCCACCTACCGCTATATATGTATTTGTCCTTCAGAgtcaaacaccactgatggtgtcttggttcacctatgagtgcgtgtgtgtggctgaaaaagccaatgtgATACCCACAGTCCCGGCTACATTGGACACGCAAAAAGGTTGTCCCCGAGTGTGGTGGTGTGCTTCATCTTTGCTGTGTCTGGCGCTGTTTTCTCGTTTGCCTCCTCATCTCTTTCCATATGAAGATTTTGCTCAGAGAGCCACCCCCGTTCTTAACGGCAGCGTGCCACACGGGTCTGTCCTTGgcagttgactcccagttttcagctgggatgcggcattgtctgaggctttgtcttATGTCCCTAAAacacttcctctgccttccttacTTTGTTTCCCAATTTCTACTCTCCATCCAGCAGCTGTTTAGGTGTCCTGCTGTCGCTCATTCTCCTCGCATGCCCCACCCATCAtagctgtgttaaggtgagcaGATCTTTGAATCTAGGAGACTCACTACATTTCAGAACTTCGTTGTTCTTGCTCTTGTCTTGTCATTTGATATTGATTATGTACCACTggttccaccccagagcttgcaTTTGGGAACCATGACATCAGTCAGTGTGCCAGTCTGCTAGACTGCACGTGCCATACTTGGATTCCATATCTGTGCCAAATCCTAATGATTTTATTGgaaggttgttttttgtttttgtttttttggtcttGGATGTCTTTTGTCTCCTCTCTCCTGTTTTTCCAGACCACAGAGAGAATAAAGGATTGGGTTTGAGGGGAGGCTGGACAAAGATGAGACTGAAGATGTTAATTCTCTTAAGCAGAAAAGTGTAAGCGCGACCACTATCAGGAAAGTGAACATTTTCATTGGCATATTTGAGCTATGGTTTAATTGGCCTTAAAAGATAATAGCCCATTAAGAGTTTATACCCTTCAATGCTATCCTTTGATTTGACTTTAAATTTATAGAATTTTCAGAAAGGTACTCCAGATTTTAGTAATTTTCCGTGAGATGCTATGAGAATTGAAGGTACAGTTCTAGTTTTGCCACTAACTCATAAAGCCATTGTGCTTCCATTTTCTTTACCTGAAGATAGTTGACTAATTGTGCTGGAATGAAATGTCTCCTTTGGAGAAGATGCTACCGAGAGAAAAATTTTATCCATGTGGTTTTAGCTGAAAACAGCAAAGCAAAACTTTTCATCTCTTTCTTTCTGGGCACATTAAGATCACCTTTTGTTCTAGTCTGTTGGTTTCCCGTGCCTGGCgacattttttattttacttcttATCACAATGCTTCCAAAACCTTTGCTTGCAAGGAGCCACCCCATTCCCGATTGTTTGGTTGCCACTGGGATCTCTCAGCAATTCACAGCTATGCCACCTTTTTCAAGGATTTGTATCATTTGACGTTTGAAGCATTTGCTTCTTCTTTCCTGCTTCTTTATAATCCTTCCCACTTCAGTGCTCCTAACAGCAATACTGAGGTATCCTCCATTCTTCTTCTGTCTCACCCAGTGAAGCTCTGTGTTGCGTTGTTTCAGTGCTGACTGCAAATTGGAAAGCTACAAAAAGCATAAACTGCAACAAATCAATACGAAAGAATAGAAAGAAATAGTACGATTAGGGACAGAATCTTAAAAAGCTAAAGTTGAAAAAGAAGCCTAGCAAGAGATATAAAAGGTTCTTTATGTGTTCTTTAGCTAGGCAAAACAGGAAGACCAAATAAAATGTATCCTCCGATAAAAAGTGTGGGGGTGCGGAGGGGAAGACGATAGTGGGTGATCTAAAAGGAGGATGCTCTTCCATTTTTTTTCATCACTTTTCACTTTTATCCTTTGAAAAATTTCCATCACTAGCTGTTCAGATGCAGAATTGTGTTTGCATTCCACTTGTGAGAGATTGAAAACCAAACTAGAATTGGATAAAGAAATCATTGAAGACTACCAAAAATAAACCGGATGTAGGCACATTTATAGAACC includes these proteins:
- the ABHD17B gene encoding alpha/beta hydrolase domain-containing protein 17B yields the protein MNNLSFSELCCLFCCPPCPGKIASKLAFLPPDPTYTLMCDESGSRWTLHLSERADWQYSSREKDAIECFMTRTSKGNRIACMFVRCSPNAKYTLLFSHGNAVDLGQMSSFYIGLGSRINCNIFSYDYSGYGASSGKPTEKNLYADIDAAWLALRTRYGIRPENVIIYGQSIGTVPSVDLAARYESAAVILHSPLTSGMRVAFPDTKKTYCFDAFPNIDKISKITSPVLIIHGTEDEVIDFSHGLALFERCQRPVEPLWVEGAGHNDVELYGQYLERLKQFVSQELVNL